The Natator depressus isolate rNatDep1 chromosome 11, rNatDep2.hap1, whole genome shotgun sequence genome includes a window with the following:
- the LOC141995616 gene encoding testis-specific serine/threonine-protein kinase 6-like: MSGDSQGDKLLSTLGYKLGQTLGEGSYSKVRVATSTKYKGLLAIKVVDRHRAPPDFVNRFLPRELSILRLIRHPHIVQIFEFIEVCNGKLYIVMEAASTDLLQLVQRLGRISCVPEARDIFGQIVSAVRYLHDRNLVHRDLKCENVLLTSDGHRAKLTDFGFGKEAHGYPDLSTTYCGSSAYASPEVLLGIPYDAKKYDIWSLGVVLYVMVTGCMPFDDTHIHSMPRRQKKGVLYPDSLPPLPEPCKTLIAQLLQFSPASRPGVGQVAKNSWLKGEV; this comes from the coding sequence ATGTCAGGGGACTCCCAAGGGGACAAGCTCCTGAGTACTCTGGGCTACAAGTTGGGCCAGACCCTGGGTGAGGGCAGTTACTCCAAGGTGAGGGTGGCCACCTCAACCAAGTACAAGGGCCTGCTAGCCATTAAGGTGGTGGATCGGCACCGGGCACCGCCCGACTTTGTAAACAGGTTTCTGCCACGGGAGCTCTCCATCCTGCGGCTGATCCGGCATCCTCACATTGTACAGATCTTTGAGTTCATCGAGGTCTGCAATGGGAAACTCTACATCGTGATGGAAGCAGCGTCCACTGATCTGCTCCAGCTGGTGCAGCGACTGGGGAGAATTTCTTGTGTCCCTGAGGCCCGGGACATCTTTGGACAGATTGTGAGTGCCGTGCGCTACCTTCATGACCGGAACCTGGTGCATCGGGACCTCAAGTGTGAGAACGTCTTGCTCACCTCTGATGGCCACCGGGCAAAGCTCACTGACTTTGGCTTTGGCAAGGAGGCACATGGCTACCCAGATCTGAGCACCACCTACTGCGGATCAAGTGCCTATGCCTCCCCTGAGGTGCTGCTGGGCATTCCCTATGACGCCAAGAAGTACGACATATGGAGCTTGGGCGTGGTGCTTTACGTGATGGTGACCGGCTGCATGCCCTTTGATGATACCCACATCCACAGTATGCCCCGCCGCCAGAAGAAGGGGGTCCTCTACCCAGACAgtcttccccctctgcctgagccctgcaaaaCTCTCATTGCCCAGCTGCTCCAGTTCAGTCCAGCTTCCCGGCCTGGGGTGGGACAAGTAGCCAAGAACAGCTGGTTGAAAGGGGAAGTCTAA
- the NABP1 gene encoding SOSS complex subunit B2, protein MSMANDTYHFIQDIKPGLKNLNVVFIVLEIGRVTKTKDGHEVRSCKVADKTGSITISVWDEIGSLIQPGDIIRLTKGYASLWKGCLTLYTGRGGELQKIGEFCMVYSEVPNFSEPSSDQQLGQHNKLAQGEQNNSSSSSNLGTYTFGPVGNGLQTGPESSGFPLAYNHAHSYAGTGRANGRGSVNPPIPASNNQPLLTAVNNGRDPRRAFKR, encoded by the exons ATGAGCATGGCAAACGACACATACCACTTTATACAAGACATAAAACCTGGACTGAAAAACTTAAATGTCGTCTTTATTGTGCTGGAAATCG GACGAGTTACCAAAACCAAAGATGGACATGAGGTGAGATCCTGTAAAGTAGCAGACAAAACTGGCAGCATCACAATTTCAGTGTGGGATGAAATCGGAAGTCTCATACAGCCAGGGGACATTATTCGATTGACCAAAGG GTATGCGTCTCTGTGGAAAGGATGTCTGACGCTTTACACAGGAAGAGGAGGCGAGCTACAGAAAATTGGGGA gTTTTGTATGGTATACTCGGAAGTGCCAAACTTCAGTGAGCCCAGCTCAGACCAACAGCTTGGGCAGCACAACAAGCTG GCACAGGGTGAACAGAATAATAGTTCTTCATCAAGTAATTTGGGTACTTATACTTTCGGGCCAGTGG GAAATGGTTTGCAAACGGGACCTGAATCCAGTGGATTCCCATTGGCCTACAATCATGCCCACTCCTATGCAGGCACTGGGAGAGCCAATGGACGAGGATCTGTAAATCCACCAATCCCAGCATCTAATAATCAGCCCCTTCTAACCGCAGTAAATAATGGGAGGGACCCACGCAGAGCCTTTAAAAGATGA